Proteins encoded by one window of Halichondria panicea chromosome 8, odHalPani1.1, whole genome shotgun sequence:
- the LOC135340484 gene encoding INO80 complex subunit B-like: MGKKRTRDDSSSERGNSKKKHKKNKHKSKHHKEMKPPITLKIKLGDKYMSTTGDGSFLDDVSSVAESEPLSLADQSVGVFEDGEGSDISVGKDEYEEVGTSGVVGDDDEEAWLEALESGGVDERGYLPAKKASTLTARQRALLGGEDSEALMELPLTKKGTVTEEDVLKKMEKNQKRRVAALKRKEKRKSETVRKLIEKTTKKKDEDKPKLVRAAFPHIRYITSTRPLQLTTAGSKEDVHSLPLLPPLHSLLSLPPGMDYPITRQASARPPPLTLCSVEGCNQVKKYSDSCTSLPLCSLQCYQKLRATDSHSIPVTS, encoded by the exons ATGGGGAAGAAAAGAACAAGAGACGACA GCTCGTCGGAACGTGGCAACTCCAAAAAGAAACATAAGAAGAATAAGCACAAGAGCAAGCACCACAAAGAAATGAAGCCTCCAATCACTCTCAAGATAAAGCTGGGTGACAAGTACATGAGTACCACAGG TGATGGATCCTTCCTCGATGATGTGAGCAGTGTTGCTGAGAGTGAGCCCCTGTCATTAGCAGATCAATCAGTGGGCGTGTTCGAGGATGGGGAGGGCAGTGACATCTCCGTCGGAAAAGACGAAT atgaggAAGTTGGCACTAGCGGGGTGGTAGGTGATGATGATGAGGAGGCGTGGCTAGAAGCTCTTGAGTCAGGAGGCGTGGACGAGAGAGGCTACCTCCCGGCAAAGAAAGCCTCTACCCTGACAGCTAGACAG aggGCACTACTGGGTGGAGAGGACAGTGAAGCTCTCATGGAACTACCACTCACTAAAAAAGGGACAGTTACGGAGGAAGACGTGCTCAAAAAGATGGAGAAGAATCAAAAGAGGCGCGTAGCTGCACTGAAACGAAAAGAGAAGAGAAAA TCCGAGACAGTTAGAAAGCTGATTGAGAAAACCACCAAGAAGAAGGATGAAGACaag CCAAAACTTGTCAGGGCAGCATTTCCCCACATCCGCTACATAACCAGTACACGGCCATTACAACTAACCACAGCAGGCTCAAAGGAAGACGTACATTCTCTTCCTTTGTTGCCTCCTCTACACTCTCTTCTTTCGTTGCCTCCTGGTATGGACTATCCCATAACACGACAGGCGTCTGCCAG gccCCCTCCCCTCACCCTGTGCTCTGTTGAGGGTTGCAACCAAGTCAAGAAGTACTCCGACTCATGCACAAGCCTGCCCCTGTGTAGCTTGCAATGTTATCAGAAACTAAGAGCTACAGACAGTCACTCAATACCTGTTACATCATGA
- the LOC135340494 gene encoding peptidyl-prolyl cis-trans isomerase A-like, with protein MAAVNKRVVYVGGIADEVDEKILQAAFIPFGDILDISIPLDFSSQKHRGFAFVEFELVEDAAAAIDNMNESELFGRTVRVGVARPKLLKEGSSRPVWSEDTWIKDNVGKTLEEGGDNNDKKRSADEAAIEGDESGPPAKRKPNPRVYMDIRMGSQDAGRIVMELFADIVPKTAENFRCLCTGEKGFGYKGSPFHRIIPQFMVQGGDFTRQNGTGGKSIYGLKFSDENFSLKHTGAGLLSMANSGPNTNGSQFFICLAKTEWLDNKHVVFGHVTEGMSTVRDLEKVGTQSGKTSRPCVVANCGEL; from the exons ATGGCTGCTGTCAACAAACGAGTGGTGTACGTGGGGGGTATTGCTGATGAAGTGGATGAGAAAATACTTCAG GCTGCATTTATTCCATTCGGGGACATCCTCGATATTTCCATACCCCTCGACTTCTCCTCTCAGAAGCATCGTGGTTTTGCATTCGTAGAGTTTGAGTTGGTTGAAGATGCCGCGGCTGCCATCGACAACATGAACGAGTCGGAGCTGTTTGGGCGAACTGTTCGAGTGGGTGTTGCCCGTCCGAAGCTGCTCAAAGAGGGGAGTTCCCGTCCTGTCTGGTCAGAGGACACTTGGATCAAAGACAATGTCGGCAAAACACTCGAGGAAGGAGGAGACAATAACGACAAGAAGAGAAGTGCTGACGAGGCAGCTATTGAAGGTGACGAAAGTGGACCTCCTGCAAAGAGAAAGCCCAACCCTCGTGTGTACATGGACATTCGTATGGGTTCACAAGACGCTGGAAGAATTGTCATGGAACTTTTCGCTGATATTGTCCCTAAAACTGCCGAGAATTTTCGCTGTTTATGCACTGGAGAGAAAGGATTCGGCTATAAGGGAAGCCCATTCCATCGCATTATACCTCAGTTTATGGTGCAGGGCGGAGATTTCACACGGCAAAACGGAACTGGCGGGAAATCAATATACGGCCTCAAATTTAGTGACGAGAATTTCTCCCTCAAACACACTGGAGCTGGACTGTTATCCATGGCTAATTCTGGACCGAATACAAATGGATCGCAATTTTTCATTTGCCTGGCAAAGACGGAATGGTTGGACAACAAGCATGTCGTATTTGGTCATGTGACTGAAGGGATGAGCACTGTCCGAGATTTGGAGAAAGTTGGGACTCAGTCGGGCAAGACAAGTAGACCTTGCGTAGTAGCTAACTGTGGGGAATTATAG